caactttgcacgacctctatcttcttcggatccacctgaatacccttactcgataccacgtggcctaagaatgccactaaatccaaccaaaactcacatttcgagaatttagcatataacttcttctctctcaaagtctgaagcacagtcctcaggtactgctcatgatcttcccgactccgggaatacaccagaatatcgtcaataaagacaatgatgaacgagtcaagatacggccgaaacccactgtgcatcaaatgcataaaggctgctggggcattggtcagcccaaatgacataacaaggaactcgtaatgaccataccgagtcctgaaagtagtcttcgggatatctggctcttgaatcttcaactgatggtaacctgagcgaaAATCAATCAtagaaaacacctgtgcgccctgaagctggttaaACAGATTATCAAAACGAGGCAAAGCataacggttcttcattgtaaccttgttcaactggcgatattcaatacacatatgcatagaaccatcctttttctttacgaACAAGaaaggagcaccccaaggtgatacgctgggcctaataaaacccttatcaagcaattcctgtaactgattctccaactccttcaactcaggaggagccatacgatacggaggaatagaaatgggctgagtgcctggcaacaaatcaatgccaaaatcaatatctctatcaggtgaCATGCCTGGaagattagctggaaacacatcgggaaagttccgtactactggaactgaatcaacttaaggggtatcaatactgacatctctcatataagttaaatacgtgtcacaccccttctcaaccatacgctgagctttaagaaaagaaataactctactaggagtgtgatctaaagtacccctccactcaacacacggtacacttggcatagccagtgtcacggttttggcgtgacaatcaagaatagcataatggggcgacaaccagtccatgactaagataatgtcaaaatctaccatgttgagcaataatagATCAGCTCTAGTTTCAAaatcactaagagcaaccaaacatgaccgataaacgcggtccacaataagagaatctcccacaagagtagaaacataaacatggaaactcaaagaatcccgagatacacccaaatgcggaggaAAATacgaagacacataagagtaagtagagcctggatcgaatagaaccgaggcatctctgtggcaaaccaatataatacctgtgatgacagaatcggaggcaatcgcctcggtacgggcaggaagggcatagtatctagcctgACCTCCCCCTGTAGggaaacctctacctccccaacctccacctctagctggctgagcaggtgggatagcaactggagctgtaaccatagcctaagaactctacggggcacgttatggctgagaagtctgtggaggtgcacccctcccaagtctggggcaatccctcaccatatgacgtgtgtcaccacacttaaAACAAGTTTTGGCAGGATGTGGTGGcagtgactggctcgggccaggtctgctagactgacctctgaaagcaccccacgcaggaggcatgctagataccggtggtgcataataaagctcctgaggcctaggaggagctggagcactactggctgctggaagagctgaatgaatatgACGACTCATGTAACCCCTACCCTGACGACCTACAGCTGgagcacgggcaccagagaaatggctcgactctcgagacctcttggcctccctctcctctctctccatagcatgcataccctcaatcctcctagcaatgctcactacctgctgataagaaatatccatctccaactcacgagtcatgctagatctgatgctgggaataaggccctcaataaaccggcgaacgctctagcgaacagtagaaaccaaggctaggGCATGTCTGGCCAAGCTGGTATAACGGAtcgcatactctgaaacagtcatagcaccctggcacaaatgctcaaactccgcgcgccatgcgtccctgaggctttgaggaacatactccttcaggaacagatctgaaaactgagcccaagttAGTGatgcagcctcatctggactatctaactcataggtgcaccaccactcatatgcggctcctcaaagctggaaggtagtgaaagaaaccctgcttgatcctgagatacccatagtacagagaatgcggtaacactcatcaagaaatcccagagcatcctctgatgctagaccactgaatacaagaggcttgtacttcttgaacctctcaagcctcagctgctcatcctcggaagccgctacCCTGTCCTCGGGCTAAACTGGCACTACAggtggtacaggaataatctcagggacctgctcaacatgcactcgctgctcaagagtgcgggcggcgggagtctgtgctcctcccccggcctgagatgtagctgcagcaaggggaagtaaCCCTgcttgagccagagtggtgtacatgcccATGAACTGTgttagagtctcctgaagagctggggtagtagtagcagtagacGTGTTAGGTTCCTGGACTCcgactggaactgctggtggtacctcgacgACAACTCGCGCAGGTACTCTGGTTGCACCacgtgcgcatcctcggcctctaccccagccccggcctctgacagctgcagtagggggcgcgagtgcctgatcatctcggatgacacgtgtcctcaccatctgtgagagaatagaagacaaaagtttagaattgtgatgtcaaaatatcacacgacaaggaaatcaaatgaagtggaattttccaaacagttacatagcctctcatagataagtacagacgtctctgtaccgatcaacgagactctaataaaccggcttgtgatccatgactcctatgaacctagagctctgataccaacttatcacgaccccggtttgccctccgtgaaccatcgtgacggcacctagtctctatgactaggtaagcctaaattgcgggaaaaaaccaaaatttgcggaagaataAACAACTTTAAATAGTAATAACAGTGTGtaaatgtgccactcggcatacaccatattcaaCTCTCAAAcccaaaacataaatccaagacccgaaaacccacaaatcacaagcctttggaatatctaacagtttacctctagaatatctaacgagaaagaaaaatatagaagggcaatgtttaacagctaaaatagaaagggacttctcgatctacggacgcggcagatgtacctcgaagtctctagagtagtCGCCTCTCTCAAGGATGgaaggcctgagtagcggtacctggatctgcacatgaaaaacatgcgcagaagaggaaTGAGTACAACACAGTGGTACTCAATAGtcccaagcctaacctcggttgagtagtgacgaggaaggtcagagccctactaaggttaaatagaATATAAAGAttcaacagtatagaacaaaacagtataaataagtacggcaataaaataacacaggatatacagacaacaacaactatacaaaaacaaggtaaacacggaaaggaaatacagctcagcaccaataataacaaatcaggaatctcccaggataccgtcctgtagtcccatatgtataTGTCCAGCGGATCTCccaggatcccgtcccgtagtccaactcatagtgcgcggggatttaccagaatcccgttccgtagtcccaaatgtaaatatccagtactaggggaatctaccggctGTATTCTCGTAGTTCGATACAACTGTTcaggggatctaccgaaatcccacatccgtagtcccataATAAACATACAAGGGGGAGCTACTGGAatctcacatccgtagtcccaaaataaatacatagcagcaacagaaaaatatataaaaatggcaaaaatttcatattaaggcaacaagtgattctagcatagcatgctgcacataagtCAAGTAAGATAGGTTGAGCAAAtagagcaattaagtcacttagacatgctttcctaagctaacaacaggcttaatagtgcaagtaatagaaacaggaaaggaaacatactagtaattactttaagaaaaccggatttccaacaattagcataagtatgcactcgtcacctcccgtacaaggcatttcaattactaattacaccaatcctaaggggaaggtcccccacacaaggttagacaagccacttacctcgaaccggctcaaaaatcattttgaaaccacgctcttgccacaagtactcgactccaaatgacccaaatctattcaattcaatttcataatgtaaataacacttcaagtaactaatcctacaattaaattctaagctaatacgcgaaattaggtaaaatgaccaatacgcccctcgggcccacatctcggaattgggcgaaatttacattttcagaaatctcgtactctcacgagtctatacataacaagaatactaaaatcggagtccaaatgacccctcaaatcctcatttaaaggtctcttaaactcaagccctaattactcatttttcccaaattttttacCACTAATTAGGTCCCTAATCACATaaaatgagttatgaaatcaaaaatgttacctccaagtgattccccttgaatccctcttcaaccctcttcaaaaagcttcaaaatcgcctaacaatggaggaacctaggctaaaattcacgaaataaaccttttaaaacattctgcccaggcatttaattccttcttcgcgaacgcggtcaaggcctcgcgttcgcgaagcacaaaaatgacgTTGACCAAAAGTCctcttatgcgaacgcgacaaGGCCCTCGCAAACGCGATGATTTACCCAGACAAGCCTTCGCGAATGCGTTcctctcatcgcgaacgcgatgagtaaattCTAATGGGCCAATtttcctcctacgcgaacgcgaagcccaaTCGCGAACGCGGTTCATAAGtatccagcccttcgcgaacacggagccttcctcgcgaatgtGAAGGCTAAAATTTCACTAACCTCCattgactcttcgcgaacgcgagggtccactcgcgaacgcgaagagtaaatatctgcaactgctgaacctgcaattctgcaactttttaacaactaaaaatgatccgttgagcatccgaaacacacccgaggcccccgggacctcaaccaaagacatcaacatatcctaaaaccttattcaaacttgtaccaatcttcaaaacacttcaaatgacatcaaatcaaccaaaacacatcggattcaagcctaagttttccaaaatcttccaaattacgcttttgatcaaaaacccaaccaaaccacctccgaatgacctgaaattttgcacacacatcccaaatgatataacgaaactactgtaactctcaaaattccattccgaccctcggatcaaaatctcactatcgaaccggaaacttcaaaaattcaacttttggcgtttcaagcctaaattagctacggacttccaaaacacaatccgaacacgcccctaagcccgaaattacctaacggagctaatagaaccatcagattttcattctgaggccgtcttcacactgttcagactacggtcaactttccaacacttaagctctcatttaggggactaagtatcccaaaactctccgaaacttaaaaccgaccatcccggcaaatcaaaatagtacaaATAGACtcgggggaagcagttaatatgggatcggggcgtaaattcttaagacgaccggtcgggtcgtcacatctttACACTatcaatatatataaataaaaatcatGCATACGTGATCAGCACCTTCAATATGTTCATTTTACATGCGATTATAGTGCATCTAACACAATTAGAGCTTAATTTAATCAATAAATGAGAACCACCAAAGAGCTAAAAGGAATATGAAATCTTGCTAATATGAGTTAAATTTCATGAAACAATGTGTGAGACTCAAAACTTAAGCAAGGGTCTCACCAAGGTTACGGATAAGGTAATTAAATCTAATcacttttacaattttttttccttttctctttttccttttttgtctTAATTATCTTTTGAAGTCTCTTTGGTTTCATCTACAAACATACTTTTAATTGGATTACCATATCAAAAGCATTGTCCTTTTTTACTCACCAACTTCTTTTTTTGCACTACTTTGTACTTTTTTTGACATCATCTGTTATTTCAACTAAGTGCAACGTACAGATTTTTATTAACAGGaataaacaaacaaaagaaaaattgaTCACAGAACAAATTCCTATTTTCTATTTAGCTACATAATTTATTTACCTTTTTTCTATTACTAAATTCACTTATTGacatgaataaataaataaataatttattatGCGATAAATTTTTTTGTTTAGCTAGAGAACTTGTTTGTCCCTAGTTTATGTTTTTTAATAGTAAGAATTCAAACCATCTCTTCTTCTTTACATTTTTCCTATTAACAAGTTCATTCTTTGCCAACATTTCACAACTTAAAAAaaggcaaaaagaaaaggaaaaatgactaCAATGCTTTTTTCTATATCCTATCTATGTGGTTTAAAACAAAATTCCGAAATTATAATAGGAAATAAGGGGAAAAGTAGCGCTTAATGGAGtacattttaagttgaaaccAAATAATACTAGTTTAAACCATGAAATACTGGTTTCAAgagaaatttttatttttagtcgTAAATCTcgcaatttttttttcaaatgaaatTCATAgtaatataatttaattttatattaaaaACTTTCCTTTTTATGGTATAAGCTTCGACAAATTCAAATAGAATTACGTAAATAGTGTCCATATGGGTGCTGGTGTGAGTTGGACAAAATCTCCCATTAAATTACAATGGCTCTATCTTAGATTCCGGCATTAAAAAGTAAGACGACAACCTCATATATCCAAAACACTTGTACTATTCATTCAAATATTCGTATCTATTTGCACTCAAATGCTCCTTCTATAGGGCCACATTTCCCACTATTTCTCCTTCTTCTGAAAATTAGAAAGAGACTAGCACAAAAGAACTACTAATTCAATAGCCTCCACCTCTTTCTCctctttccctcttctttcttcagTTTCTCTTTTGATTTTGGCTCAACTACAATGGCTGAAGAAATCTGTTTCTTTACAAaggtttgttttttttaattttttccccTTCAAGTTCCTCTTTTTAATTAATGGACAATGGTTTCCTTTCCTTTCTGTTTTTTGTGCTTTGCTTTTTGCTGAGTATATTCTATAAGAGATCCTGCTAAATATTTCTTCTTGGTACATTTACATTCTTGTTGAAGCTGGACTCTCCTTCCCTTTCTCTAATTGGTTATTTGGGAAACTCGGATTTGTCCAGAAATTTTATTCATGGTGGTTTTAAAGATGTCTCAGATGTATTTCATGACAAATTTTACCTGTATTTTGTACTCATTGATCTGGGGTTTTGATCTTTTTTTTGTACAAACACATTAGTAGAGGCAGGTGCAGACATTTGTGagctaaaataattttttgggGTCTCATTTTTAGGGTCTGTATTAAACTGAGTGGAAgaagatttttcatttttttttccctGTTTGTTTATAGAGTTGTTGTGAAGATGCGATACTTCACCTGAAATACTTAGTGGGCATTATGAAATTCcagaaaaaagtgaaaaaaaaatttcaagttGAAAAATGGTATTTTGGAAATGGGAGTTGTGATTGGACACGAATACAAATTGTagttgtttttaaatttttgtgagtgatttgggatgaaaattttgaaaaacagatttttggagtttttcaaatttcaaaagATTTCGGAATTCAACTTCAAGTTGGATTTGAAATTTTCATGGCCAAACACTGATTTTTTATGGCCAGATGGGCCCTTACTACTATGAATTAACCTCTTAAAGAGACTAACTATACATCTTCCACTACTTGAGAATGTGGTTCATGACTTCTCGGAGGTAAATTTTTGAGTTTAAGTTCTATGCATTAATAGTGCAAAAAATGTTAACACAAAAAGGGTCACTTATAAAAGTATTACAGGTATTTCTACCATTAATTGATAACCTAATAAAAATGATAGTCAACCTATAACAAAAGATTGTATGTAACTTAATCCAAATTTTATAGGCTAACTAGATTGAGTTTGCTGCTTTATATCAAAAATAGCAGGTGGTTCTTTAATAACAGTAATCAGTTTTTTTTTTAACTTGCCTTTACATGAGTTGATTTCTCTATTTGTTTAGTCAACTAGCATTTACTCGATGTTTAAGATTAATTGCCCAAGGAACGAGTTCATTACTAAGGCTGTGATTTGAGGTCAATTCATGTTGCAATTTTATTTTCCTCTTTTGCGTTGATCTGGTGCATTGACATCTGTCCTTTTATTTTAATGCCAGGATTCTCTTATCATAAAACCTCCCAAGAAATCTCCAGCATTATTGAGGATGATTGTTGTAGTGTTTGCAATGGTTTGCGGTGTTTATATCTGTTCAACCTGTCTTAAGCAAACTAACACCGAGACAACGAGCAAATTGTGGAACATTGAAGTTATAGAAAGGTTGTGTCACGAATATGACACTGACCGATCCCAGATTCCATACTTGCATTATCCTAAACCGAAAACCTTTAACAGGTAGGTATTTGAGTTATTTAGCTCAGTCTTTTACATATTTGTCTTGTATTCATTTCATCTCCTTTGGCCATCTATTGTAGGGGTGAATGTGGTTGTAATCCTGTACGGCTGTTTGCTGTTCTGTCAACCCAGAGGTCTGGGAGTGGATGGTTTGAGACACTATTAAATAGTCATATTAATATAAGCTCCAATGGTGAAATTTTCTCCGTCAAAGAGCGGAGAGAAAATTCCTCCTCAATCTTGAGGACATTGGACAGTGTTTACAATTTGGACTTGTTTACCAGTGCTTCCAAGAATCACTGTTCAGCTGCAGTTGGCTTCAAGTGGATGCTTAATCAGGTAAAATATTTTTCGTTGATTTACATGTTTTAAACTTAAAGTTTCGCTGAGATGTAGGCAGGGATAAAAATGTTGTGGAAGGGGAGACAGTGTGctccaactttccaaaaatcttctcaAACTacttttggggggggggggggtgtcaCAGTTGTTTCAGATTGCTAGGCACTCTGCATCCTACTATGTGCCATGTGAGACGTATACCTAGCTTAAGATTGCGCTGCTTGAGTTGAGATGTGTTGGTTTTTTAATAGATGGGGCAGCAAAAAGATTAAAAGTATTGACTGAAAATGTCTctcaaattattttattaagcaTAACAAGGCTTTAAATAGCCAATTAGGACAAAAAATccacataatttaaaatataaaaaacctAAAATATTATCAAAATACCTTTAGAAAAGTTTCTCTTCGAACCAGATTTTTGTTGTGCTTGAATACCTTTAGCCTTCCGGACTTCATTGCATTGAAATAAATTTCTCTTGGAGATCCACTCAGGTTTGTAATTTTATCAAAATAATTATTTGCTATGGGTGGTAATTTCTAAAAGTAGATCATGCATCAAACTTGGGTCTTTCAATGTTTTCCTACTGATTGAGCAAATTTGGATCTTATCAAATCAGTTGGCTAATTTATCCACACAATGATGTGTCACATAAAAGAGGAAGTCTGTATGGTCGAACTAGTCTTGTTTCAAAACCACTTCGTATACTAATAGCACTTGTTCACGTAGAGTAAAGTCTGAAAAGGATAGCATTTGTTTAACACTTCATTTATTAGCAGCATTTGTTGCGCAAGTAAAATTTAGCGGAATATTGTGATATTGCTGGTCTTCATCAGATAAAAGAGAGTTCTAATTTTGTGCAAGACCTCATTGTTTTGCTAGTGGAGATGCTTGAAACTATTGTTTTATTGTGGAAAATTGACTTGGTTAATTGTGGAAAATGCAGGGGCTGATACAACACCATAAGGAAATTGTTGAGTACTTCAACAACAAAGGCGTTTCCGTGATATTTCTTTTCAGAAGGAATCTGCTGCGTCGTATGGTTTCCGTGATTGCAAATTCCTATGATCGATACGCCAAACTCTTAAATGGAACACACAAGTCTCATGTGCACTCACCTGAAGAGGTATCTTCTTAAATCCCTCCCTCCCCATAGTATACACGGACATAAAGTTAACAGAATCTGATCATTTTGCTGCTTCTCCTAGGCTTCTACTCTCGCGAAGTATAAACCAGAAATCAATACAACATTACTGATCACAGATTTGAAGAAAATGGAAGTGGCAGCCACTGAGGCATTGGAGTACTTCAATAGCACTCGGCACCTAACTCTCTATTACGAAGATCTTATCAGAAATCAGACTGTAAGAAAATACATTTCTGAAGTTATAATTACCTTGTCATGCGTCGTTGCATTAAAATCCAAGAAGTTCTGATAATTTCTCATTTCAACTATATCTCGTCAAGTTTCTTAATTTCGCATATAGTCAGTAATTTTTTGTCTCACAAAGCTACTTTTTGTCATATTAAAGTAAATGGCGTTTACCCACTATAACAGTAAAGTCACGAAACTTTGCCCACTGTAATAGAAAAGTCACCTTGAGGGGTAGGTCTAGTCGTTTTAATGGGTAAAGTTTGGTGATTTTGCTAAAGGATAAAATGCAGTTACTTTAATGCGGGAAAAAATAGTATTGTGTTTTACGTAAAGTTCAATTACTTTAAAGTGTCAAAAAGTAGTTTTAGTACTTTACTATTATAGTAGTTGATAAAATTTAGTAACCATATGGGAAATTAACCTATATGCACTCTGTTGAAGTTTCCTTAATGCAAAGAAATTCAAGATCAATTGTTTAGTAATGTCAGGACACTATATGATTGAAGGGCCAATttattcttttccctttttctatACGGA
This genomic stretch from Nicotiana sylvestris chromosome 9, ASM39365v2, whole genome shotgun sequence harbors:
- the LOC104248849 gene encoding uncharacterized protein — protein: MAEEICFFTKDSLIIKPPKKSPALLRMIVVVFAMVCGVYICSTCLKQTNTETTSKLWNIEVIERLCHEYDTDRSQIPYLHYPKPKTFNRGECGCNPVRLFAVLSTQRSGSGWFETLLNSHINISSNGEIFSVKERRENSSSILRTLDSVYNLDLFTSASKNHCSAAVGFKWMLNQGLIQHHKEIVEYFNNKGVSVIFLFRRNLLRRMVSVIANSYDRYAKLLNGTHKSHVHSPEEASTLAKYKPEINTTLLITDLKKMEVAATEALEYFNSTRHLTLYYEDLIRNQTKLGDVLDFLKLPQMNLSSRQVKIHSGPLREHIRNWDDVNKTLSGTTYESFLRSDC